Genomic segment of Anaeromyxobacter sp.:
CGAGGGGCTTCACCGAGGCATGGATCGCAGGGCTTCCACACGGGCCGAGCCGCTACGAAGTCGGGGACCCGCGCGCCGGGCCTGTGCATCCGCGTTGCAGCGGAGCCGGGCAAGTCCAAGTCCTGGGTCTGGTACGCGGTGGACGGCGGGAAGCGCCGATGCATCGTGTTCGGCCGGTGGCCCGCCGTCAGCGTGGACCGCGCGCGGCGCTTGCTGGGGGCCAGGAGGCGGGGGGCGGGCCTGGTGGACCCCACCGGCGGCCGAAGGGGGATGCTGGTCGGCCTGGCCGAGAGTTCTTCCGCTCCGGATAAGCCGCGCGCCGCACGCCTGGGCCGATCCATCCTCGACAACTACCTCTTGCCCACCATGGGGTGAAGACTCGACCACAAGGGATGCTTGCCCCGAACTCGCTTGCGATGGCGCGAGGGTTCACGCCGCGGCGGTGCTCCAGATCACCAAGGCGCTTAGCCGGTTTGCGGTGGCAGGGGAGCACCTCGCGGTAGATGTCGCCGCCCCTCTCCGCCCTCAGATGCTCCGCGCCATCACCAATAGCGAACGGGACCGGGTGGTGGAGGCGGATGAGTTGCCGCTCCTGCTCTCTGGCCTGCACCAGCTGGGCGACCCTACCCGCACGCTCCTGCGCTTGCTCCTCGCCACCGGCGTGCGGACGGGGGAGCTCCTCGGCGCATCCCGGTCTGAGTTCGATCTCGAGGCCGCGGTCTGGACGATCCCACCGGAGCGACAGAAGCTGACAAGGGACAAGATCGAGAAGGCCAAGCCCTGGCGCGTACCTCTCGCCCCCTCGGTGGTGGCCCTGCTGAAAAGCCTCAAGAAGCCGGCGCCGAAGTCCAAGTGGGTGCTGCCTCGGCGACTCCAGGGGGCGTCGCGAAGGTGCTCTCCGCCCTGCGCCGGCTCCGGGTCTCGACACGCCACGCGCGCGAGGCGCCGAGGCCAGGAAGGCGGAAGGCCCGGCCGCCCGGGCACGGGTGCCGAGGATGGTGCTCCGGTGGGCAGGTGAACGCCGACTTGCCGCACTTCGGGCTGGGAGGGTGCCCGCTGAGGTGGCGGGCGGTGCCGGCCCACGGATCAAGGGGGTCCGGGCGTCTACGCGGGGGCTACTTCGATCAGCGCAAGAATGGATGGCCCGGTGGGCCTGACGCTGTCGAGGCCGCGGAGGGGAGGAATCCCGGGAAATCATTTCCTTGGGGTGTCGGGGGGGCGGGGTGACCGGGGTGACGCCTTCTGGCCCATGAAGGGCCTTTAGGGGGTGTCACCCCGTCACCCCTGTCACCCCCGGATCTGGCACCCCCCTGCCATGCCCGGCTACCCTCCCACCAATACTCCCAATTAAGAAAGAGAGTGACGGGGTGACGGGGGGGGATCCACAAGGGAAAGGCGTCCCTCCAGCGTCCCCCCCCCCTCGGTGGTGGGGGGTGACGCTTTCCTCCGGGGGTCGGCGTCACCCCAGGCGCTCCGGCCCCTCGCGGTGGGCTGGCGCCGGCCCAATTGAAAGCCTGAAATTCAAGCTATCAGT
This window contains:
- a CDS encoding tyrosine-type recombinase/integrase; amino-acid sequence: MDRRASTRAEPLRSRGPARRACASALQRSRASPSPGSGTRWTAGSADASCSAGGPPSAWTARGACWGPGGGGRAWWTPPAAEGGCWSAWPRVLPLRISRAPHAWADPSSTTTSCPPWGEDSTTRDACPELACDGARVHAAAVLQITKALSRFAVAGEHLAVDVAAPLRPQMLRAITNSERDRVVEADELPLLLSGLHQLGDPTRTLLRLLLATGVRTGELLGASRSEFDLEAAVWTIPPERQKLTRDKIEKAKPWRVPLAPSVVALLKSLKKPAPKSKWVLPRRLQGASRRCSPPCAGSGSRHATRARRRGQEGGRPGRPGTGAEDGAPVGR